A window of Planctomycetota bacterium contains these coding sequences:
- a CDS encoding 50S ribosomal protein L32 gives MAVPKRRQSNQKTRSRRAHDFLVPRQLTFCSNCGKAVPTHRICGTCGYYMGRAVVKTEE, from the coding sequence ATGGCCGTTCCCAAGCGACGTCAGTCGAACCAGAAAACCCGCTCCCGGCGTGCGCACGATTTCCTCGTGCCGCGGCAGTTGACGTTCTGTTCCAACTGCGGGAAGGCCGTGCCGACGCACCGGATCTGCGGGACGTGCGGCTACTACATGGGCCGCGCGGTCGTGAAGACCGAGGAATGA
- the ruvC gene encoding crossover junction endodeoxyribonuclease RuvC, whose product MRAAGGQTPRAVRSAPPAAAWRVVGFDPGLDVTGYGVVECAPGLVRLIEAGTVRSRGTAIEDRLASLHAGVAEVLADLRPAALAIEQIFVHSRFPRTAVLMGHARGVICLAAAQAALAVHHYPPARVKRLLTGSGRADKSQMQRAVQRELGLAGPPQPADAADALAVALADWHLRLRLDLLGCPRAETTRE is encoded by the coding sequence ATGCGGGCAGCCGGCGGGCAGACACCACGAGCGGTTCGGTCGGCGCCGCCTGCGGCGGCCTGGCGGGTCGTCGGTTTCGACCCCGGCCTCGACGTCACCGGCTACGGCGTCGTCGAATGTGCCCCGGGCCTGGTCCGGCTGATCGAGGCCGGCACGGTGCGGTCGCGCGGGACGGCGATCGAGGACCGGCTCGCCAGCCTCCACGCCGGTGTCGCCGAGGTGCTTGCCGACCTCCGCCCCGCGGCCCTGGCGATCGAACAGATCTTCGTCCACTCGCGGTTTCCCCGCACGGCCGTGCTCATGGGCCACGCCCGTGGGGTGATCTGCCTGGCCGCCGCCCAGGCCGCCTTGGCAGTCCACCACTATCCGCCGGCCCGTGTGAAGCGGCTGCTCACCGGCAGCGGTCGCGCCGACAAGTCGCAGATGCAGCGCGCGGTGCAGCGCGAGCTCGGCCTCGCCGGCCCGCCGCAGCCGGCGGATGCCGCCGACGCCCTCGCGGTGGCGCTGGCCGACTGGCACCTGCGGCTGCGGCTGGACCTGCTCGGCTGCCCCCGCGCGGAGACGACACGGGAATGA
- a CDS encoding acyl carrier protein, which yields MASVQERVIDIVASQLGVSKDQITPQTSFINDLGADSLDTVELVMELEEEFEINIPDDAAEKIQTVGQAVEFIEKHQAA from the coding sequence GTGGCTTCCGTCCAAGAACGGGTGATCGACATCGTCGCGTCGCAACTCGGCGTGAGCAAGGATCAAATCACCCCCCAGACCTCCTTCATCAACGATCTCGGTGCCGACTCGCTCGACACCGTCGAGTTGGTGATGGAGCTCGAAGAAGAGTTCGAGATCAACATCCCCGACGACGCTGCCGAGAAGATCCAGACGGTCGGGCAGGCGGTCGAGTTCATCGAGAAGCA
- the fabG gene encoding 3-oxoacyl-[acyl-carrier-protein] reductase, producing the protein MATETGQPPARLRVDLTGQVAMVTGASQGIGRAIAETLAANGATVALVARSAAKLDEVAAAIRAAGGRAESFPCDVSKAADVAAVVEAVHAALGRIDILVNNAGVTRDTLLPRMSDEEWDEVIATNLRGPFLFTRAVSRPMMQQRYGRIVNVASVSGLIGNPGQANYSASKAGLVGLTRTVAKELAGRKITVNAVAPGFIASDMTAALGPALLDEVKKRVPAKRLGEAWEVAEAVLFLASPAAAYVTAQVLTVDGGLIG; encoded by the coding sequence ATGGCCACCGAAACCGGACAGCCCCCCGCCCGCCTGCGCGTCGACCTCACGGGGCAGGTGGCGATGGTCACCGGGGCCTCGCAGGGGATCGGCCGCGCGATCGCCGAGACGCTCGCCGCCAACGGCGCGACGGTCGCCCTCGTGGCCCGCTCGGCGGCCAAGCTCGACGAGGTCGCGGCCGCGATCCGTGCCGCCGGCGGTCGTGCCGAAAGCTTCCCCTGCGACGTGTCGAAGGCGGCCGACGTCGCCGCCGTCGTCGAGGCGGTCCATGCCGCGCTCGGTCGGATCGACATCCTCGTCAACAACGCCGGCGTGACGCGCGACACGCTCCTCCCGCGGATGAGCGACGAGGAGTGGGACGAGGTGATCGCCACCAATCTCCGCGGGCCGTTCCTGTTCACCCGGGCGGTGAGCCGGCCGATGATGCAGCAGCGCTACGGCCGGATCGTCAACGTGGCGAGCGTCTCCGGTCTGATCGGGAATCCCGGCCAGGCCAACTATTCGGCATCGAAGGCCGGCCTCGTCGGCCTGACGCGGACGGTCGCCAAAGAGCTGGCAGGGCGCAAGATCACCGTCAATGCCGTTGCCCCCGGCTTCATCGCCAGCGACATGACCGCCGCCCTCGGTCCGGCGCTGCTCGACGAGGTGAAGAAGCGCGTGCCGGCGAAGCGACTCGGCGAGGCGTGGGAGGTTGCCGAGGCGGTGCTGTTCCTCGCGTCGCCGGCAGCGGCTTACGTGACGGCGCAGGTGCTGACCGTCGACGGCGGGTTGATCGGCTGA
- a CDS encoding Holliday junction DNA helicase RuvA, giving the protein MIKRLTGVLERVEPATIDLAVGAVVHELLVPDLVRRELQGRTGTTVTLHCLEFLEGTPGRGNLVPRLVGFLSEVEREFFDLVCEVDGVGVRKALRAMVKPVGEIATAIEEQDAATLATLPGIGAATAERMIAKLRRRMPKFALAVQRALPAGGPVGGDVLAETLAVLRSIGHSESDARRLVDGLRDAKKPWRDPQEALEAIYRQGQRRP; this is encoded by the coding sequence ATGATCAAGCGCCTCACCGGAGTGCTCGAGCGCGTCGAACCGGCGACCATCGATCTGGCCGTCGGGGCGGTCGTCCACGAGCTGCTCGTCCCCGACCTGGTGCGCCGCGAACTGCAGGGGCGTACCGGCACGACCGTGACGCTCCACTGCCTGGAGTTCCTCGAGGGCACGCCGGGGCGCGGAAATCTCGTGCCGCGGCTGGTCGGTTTCCTCTCCGAAGTCGAGCGCGAGTTCTTCGATCTCGTCTGCGAGGTCGACGGCGTCGGGGTCCGCAAGGCGCTGCGGGCGATGGTCAAGCCGGTCGGCGAGATCGCCACGGCGATCGAGGAGCAGGATGCCGCGACCCTGGCGACGCTCCCCGGGATCGGCGCCGCGACCGCCGAACGGATGATCGCCAAGCTCCGCCGGCGGATGCCGAAGTTCGCCCTCGCCGTGCAGCGGGCGCTGCCGGCCGGCGGCCCCGTGGGGGGCGACGTGCTCGCCGAGACCCTCGCCGTGCTCCGCTCGATCGGCCACTCCGAGAGCGACGCGCGGCGCCTCGTCGACGGGCTGCGCGACGCCAAGAAACCGTGGCGCGATCCCCAGGAGGCACTCGAGGCGATCTACCGCCAGGGGCAGCGCCGGCCATGA
- a CDS encoding acyltransferase domain-containing protein, whose product MLGAWCDVPEALDLFDRASALLGYDLAEVCRNGPAARLDSTAVSQPAILVTSLAALEVLRRRPGGLPPALVAVAGLSLGEYTALSFAGALQFEDAVRLVDARGRAMQDCADATPGGMVAVLGLEREQVAGLCAAHRDGDVLAVANVLCPGNVVVSGGLAACDRLAAAATAAGAMKCVRLDVAGAFHTPLMGPARERFTAALAATPIEPPRIAVISNVDARPHHDPNEIRGLLARQLVGVVEWQASMEHLLGAGIRTMVEVGPGRVLRGLMKRIDRRVAVAGVCD is encoded by the coding sequence ATGCTCGGCGCGTGGTGCGACGTTCCCGAGGCACTCGATCTGTTCGATCGCGCCAGTGCGCTCCTCGGCTACGACCTCGCCGAAGTCTGCCGCAACGGCCCGGCCGCACGGCTCGATTCGACGGCCGTGAGCCAGCCGGCGATCCTCGTCACCAGCCTCGCGGCGCTCGAGGTCCTGCGGCGCCGCCCCGGGGGGCTGCCCCCGGCCCTGGTCGCCGTCGCCGGCCTGTCACTCGGCGAATACACCGCGCTGTCGTTCGCGGGTGCCCTGCAGTTCGAGGACGCCGTCCGCCTCGTCGACGCGCGGGGCCGGGCGATGCAGGACTGCGCCGACGCCACTCCCGGCGGGATGGTGGCCGTGCTCGGGCTGGAGCGCGAGCAGGTCGCCGGGCTGTGCGCGGCCCACCGCGACGGCGACGTGCTCGCCGTGGCCAACGTCCTCTGCCCCGGCAACGTCGTCGTCAGCGGCGGGCTGGCGGCCTGCGACCGTCTCGCCGCGGCCGCCACCGCCGCCGGGGCGATGAAGTGCGTGCGGCTCGACGTCGCGGGTGCCTTCCACACGCCGCTCATGGGGCCGGCGCGCGAACGCTTCACCGCGGCCCTGGCGGCGACACCCATCGAGCCCCCGCGGATCGCGGTGATCAGCAACGTCGATGCCCGCCCGCACCACGACCCGAACGAGATCCGCGGCCTCCTGGCACGGCAGCTGGTCGGGGTGGTCGAGTGGCAGGCGTCGATGGAGCATCTGCTCGGTGCCGGAATCCGCACGATGGTCGAGGTCGGACCGGGCCGCGTGCTCCGCGGATTGATGAAGCGGATCGACCGCCGCGTGGCGGTCGCCGGCGTCTGTGATTGA
- the ruvB gene encoding Holliday junction branch migration DNA helicase RuvB, which yields MSGGREVTVRPEAVETSGSTDPADRDLRPQRMAEMIGQREVHERLGIAVDAARKRGEVLGHILLDGPPGLGKTTFATCIPRELGTTLQIASGAALSAPKDLMPYLTNCTEGSVLFIDEIHRLPIAVEEFLYPAMEDFRVDFTWGEGVAARTINMPLRPFTLVGATTRSGLISAPLRDRFQMREHLDFYSVDELAEIVRRSAARLQMPMDDASAVEIARRSRGTPRLANNRLRWIRDYSTSRAGDRLDLGITRQALDMQGIDTIGLDSFDRRYLETIQRVFGGGPVGIEAIAHTMSSAADTLESDVEPFLLRCELVIRTPRGRQLTSRGEEHLGGKPVSGGQTRLF from the coding sequence ATGAGCGGCGGACGGGAGGTCACGGTGCGGCCTGAAGCGGTGGAGACGAGCGGCTCCACCGACCCGGCCGACCGCGATCTCCGCCCGCAGCGGATGGCCGAGATGATCGGCCAGCGCGAGGTCCACGAGCGGCTGGGGATCGCCGTCGACGCCGCGCGGAAGCGCGGCGAGGTCCTCGGCCACATCCTCCTCGACGGCCCTCCCGGCCTCGGCAAGACCACGTTCGCGACCTGCATCCCGCGCGAACTGGGCACGACGCTGCAGATCGCCAGCGGAGCGGCGCTGTCGGCCCCCAAGGACCTGATGCCCTACCTCACCAACTGCACCGAGGGGTCGGTGCTGTTCATCGACGAGATCCATCGCCTGCCGATCGCGGTCGAGGAATTCCTCTATCCGGCGATGGAGGATTTCCGCGTCGACTTCACCTGGGGTGAGGGAGTGGCGGCGCGGACGATCAACATGCCGCTGCGGCCGTTCACGCTCGTCGGGGCGACGACCCGGTCAGGCCTGATCTCGGCGCCGCTCCGCGACCGGTTCCAGATGCGCGAGCACCTCGACTTCTATTCCGTCGACGAACTGGCCGAGATCGTCCGACGGTCGGCCGCCCGGCTGCAGATGCCGATGGACGACGCCAGCGCCGTCGAGATCGCCCGCCGCAGCCGGGGCACGCCGCGGCTGGCCAACAACCGGCTGCGCTGGATCCGCGACTACTCCACCAGCCGCGCGGGCGACCGTCTCGACCTCGGCATCACGCGCCAGGCCCTCGACATGCAGGGGATCGACACGATCGGGCTCGACTCGTTCGACCGCCGCTACCTGGAGACGATCCAGCGGGTGTTCGGCGGCGGTCCGGTGGGGATCGAGGCGATCGCCCACACGATGAGCAGCGCCGCCGACACGCTCGAATCGGACGTCGAGCCGTTCCTGCTCCGCTGCGAACTGGTGATCCGCACCCCCCGCGGCCGCCAGCTCACCTCCCGCGGCGAGGAGCATCTCGGGGGCAAACCGGTCTCCGGCGGCCAGACGCGGCTGTTTTGA